One genomic window of Candidatus Binatia bacterium includes the following:
- a CDS encoding sigma-70 family RNA polymerase sigma factor, translated as MARTRRSGNIGVVAQVAATPMHEAISDEDLMHAWQLGDAAAFEALYRRYRGSLYRFLVRQAGEPDAGEELYHDVWMTLVRGRDRWIPAATLKTYLYRIAHSRLIDYYRARKPHSLDVSIDADGGPDLADTCVMSAADAAWKHNAAGDAVRRCLDALPPAQREAFLLKEESGLGLGDIATVTGAEPETIKSRVRYAIARLRKCLEGWL; from the coding sequence GTGGCCAGGACCCGGCGTAGTGGTAACATCGGCGTCGTCGCGCAAGTCGCGGCGACGCCGATGCACGAGGCCATCTCCGACGAAGACCTGATGCACGCGTGGCAGCTCGGCGACGCAGCAGCCTTCGAAGCACTCTATCGTCGCTATCGCGGCTCGCTTTATCGATTCCTGGTGCGCCAGGCCGGCGAACCGGATGCCGGCGAGGAACTGTACCACGACGTCTGGATGACCCTCGTGCGCGGGCGCGACCGCTGGATCCCGGCCGCCACTCTGAAGACCTATCTCTATCGCATCGCGCACTCGCGTCTCATCGACTACTACCGCGCCCGCAAGCCCCATTCGCTCGACGTCTCCATCGATGCCGACGGCGGCCCAGACCTCGCCGACACCTGCGTGATGTCGGCAGCGGACGCTGCGTGGAAGCACAACGCGGCCGGCGATGCCGTGCGACGCTGCCTGGACGCGCTTCCGCCGGCGCAGCGCGAAGCCTTCCTTCTCAAGGAGGAGTCGGGACTCGGCCTCGGCGACATCGCGACAGTGACCGGCGCCGAGCCCGAGACGATCAAGAGCCGTGTCCGCTACGCCATCGCACGCCTGCGAAAGTGCCTGGAGGGATGGCTGTGA
- a CDS encoding VWA domain-containing protein produces MPVAAIDGSTATHLSDQQKTLENGRETLFTKRAKIARDQALAGNAPPIPSNTERYQHIDDNPIKRVADDPVSTFSLDVDTGSYSNVRRFIAGGRRPPQDAVRVEEMINYFPYDYPAGNGKDPFGVRTELAPCPWNGEHWLMRVAVRADDVEARSMPPANLVFLIDVSGSMDQPNKLPLLKQSLELLVDQLRSQDRLSLVVYAGNTAVVLDPTPGNEHDKISRAIDGLSAGGSTAGEAGIRLAYRAARASFIQGAINRVLLATDGDFNVGITDFQQLKDLVAHERESGVQLSTLGFGVDNYNEQNMEQLADTGNGSYAYIDNLTEGRKVLVDQMHSTLVTVAKDVKVQVEFNPRAVREYRLIGYENRALAREDFNNDKVDAGEVGAGQSVTALYELTPVGAAASVDPLRYRHTAPSADEPSPDLASAAEIAFVKLRYKQPGGSDSKLVEFPVEKSALLASFANAGDDFRFATAVAGFGQLLRGGKQTGAWTMDNVLDLALGSRGKDEFGYRSEFVSLVRSAKVLS; encoded by the coding sequence ATGCCGGTGGCTGCAATCGACGGATCGACGGCGACACATCTGTCCGACCAGCAGAAGACCCTGGAGAACGGGCGGGAAACGCTGTTCACCAAACGCGCGAAGATCGCTCGCGACCAGGCACTCGCCGGGAATGCTCCTCCAATCCCTTCCAACACCGAGCGCTACCAGCACATCGACGACAATCCGATCAAACGTGTCGCCGACGATCCCGTCTCGACGTTCAGCCTCGACGTCGACACCGGCAGCTACTCGAACGTCCGGCGCTTCATCGCCGGCGGAAGACGCCCTCCGCAGGATGCGGTGCGCGTCGAGGAGATGATCAACTACTTTCCGTACGACTACCCGGCAGGCAACGGCAAGGATCCGTTCGGCGTTCGCACCGAGCTCGCGCCGTGCCCCTGGAATGGCGAGCACTGGCTGATGCGGGTTGCCGTGCGCGCCGACGACGTCGAGGCCCGGTCGATGCCACCGGCGAACCTCGTGTTCCTGATCGACGTCTCGGGTTCGATGGACCAGCCGAACAAGCTGCCGCTGCTCAAGCAATCCCTCGAGCTGCTCGTGGACCAGCTTCGCAGCCAGGACCGGCTGAGCCTCGTCGTCTATGCCGGCAACACCGCAGTGGTTCTCGACCCCACACCGGGCAACGAGCACGACAAGATCAGCCGGGCGATCGACGGGCTTTCCGCAGGCGGATCGACGGCCGGGGAAGCGGGAATCCGTCTTGCCTACCGCGCTGCCCGCGCGAGCTTCATCCAGGGCGCAATCAACCGGGTGCTGCTCGCGACCGATGGCGATTTCAACGTCGGGATCACCGACTTCCAGCAGCTGAAGGACCTCGTCGCCCACGAGCGCGAGTCGGGAGTGCAGCTGTCGACGCTCGGCTTCGGTGTCGACAACTACAACGAGCAGAACATGGAGCAGCTCGCCGACACGGGTAACGGCAGCTACGCGTACATCGACAACCTGACCGAGGGACGCAAGGTTCTCGTCGACCAGATGCACTCCACGCTGGTGACGGTCGCGAAGGACGTCAAGGTGCAGGTCGAGTTCAATCCTCGCGCCGTGCGCGAGTACCGGCTGATCGGTTACGAGAATCGCGCGCTGGCGCGCGAGGATTTCAACAACGACAAGGTCGATGCCGGCGAAGTCGGAGCCGGGCAGTCGGTGACCGCACTATACGAACTGACACCGGTAGGCGCCGCTGCATCCGTCGATCCCCTGCGTTACCGCCACACGGCGCCCTCGGCGGATGAGCCGTCACCGGATCTCGCCAGCGCCGCCGAGATCGCGTTCGTCAAGCTGCGCTACAAGCAGCCCGGCGGCTCCGACAGCAAGCTGGTCGAGTTTCCCGTCGAGAAGTCCGCGTTGCTGGCTTCCTTCGCCAACGCCGGCGACGACTTCCGGTTCGCGACCGCCGTGGCCGGGTTCGGCCAGCTCCTTCGCGGCGGGAAGCAGACCGGAGCCTGGACGATGGACAATGTTCTCGACCTCGCTCTGGGTTCGCGCGGCAAGGACGAATTCGGTTACCGCAGTGAATTCGTCTCCCTCGTGCGATCGGCCAAAGTCCTCTCCTGA
- a CDS encoding alcohol dehydrogenase catalytic domain-containing protein, which produces MKQVVLEQPRRLVLRDVADPVPGPEDVVVEVRAALTCGTDLKSYRRGHPKFPYPAPFGHEASGIVVASGSSQSAFHVGDALMLANSGPCGACFWCRNDEENLCLTLTGELLVGAYAEYLLVPARVLRRNAFVKPESMPFETAALLEPLSSVCFGLTRIPTRKVRGAATVLLIGSGPIAMLWLRALQAAGAERVIVAGKRPARLQTARSMGAIETISLAPGDDEALLSMIADATDGRGCDAVVECTGQTEVWESAPRYARRGASVVLFGGCAAGTTVSFDTMRLHYDGIELTSPFHFRPRDVAEARRLLSRDDLDWSPLVSGRVGLAEVPELFARLGDRGEMKIAVIPEHGAAATSGTGA; this is translated from the coding sequence ATGAAGCAGGTCGTCCTCGAGCAGCCCCGTCGCCTCGTGCTTCGCGACGTCGCCGATCCCGTTCCCGGGCCCGAGGACGTCGTCGTCGAAGTGCGCGCGGCGCTCACGTGCGGCACGGATCTCAAGTCGTACCGGCGAGGGCATCCGAAATTCCCGTACCCGGCGCCGTTCGGTCACGAAGCCTCGGGCATCGTCGTCGCAAGCGGCAGCTCCCAGTCGGCGTTCCACGTCGGCGACGCGCTGATGCTCGCGAACAGCGGGCCCTGCGGCGCCTGTTTCTGGTGCCGCAACGACGAGGAAAACCTGTGCCTGACGCTGACCGGCGAGCTTCTCGTCGGCGCCTATGCGGAATACCTTCTGGTGCCGGCGCGGGTGCTGCGGCGCAACGCGTTCGTCAAGCCGGAATCGATGCCGTTCGAGACGGCGGCGCTGCTCGAGCCGCTGTCGTCGGTGTGCTTCGGCCTGACCAGGATTCCCACGCGCAAGGTACGCGGCGCGGCAACGGTGCTGCTGATCGGCAGCGGCCCGATCGCGATGCTGTGGCTGCGGGCGCTGCAGGCCGCCGGCGCCGAGCGCGTGATCGTCGCCGGAAAAAGGCCGGCGCGGCTGCAGACCGCCAGGAGCATGGGGGCGATCGAGACCATCTCGCTGGCGCCCGGCGACGACGAGGCGCTTCTGTCGATGATCGCCGATGCCACCGACGGTCGAGGCTGCGACGCCGTCGTCGAATGCACGGGACAGACCGAAGTCTGGGAGTCCGCGCCCCGCTACGCGCGCCGCGGGGCGAGCGTCGTGCTGTTCGGCGGCTGCGCGGCCGGAACTACGGTCTCGTTCGATACGATGCGCCTGCACTACGACGGCATCGAGCTGACGAGCCCGTTCCACTTTCGTCCGCGCGACGTGGCCGAAGCGCGCCGCCTGCTGTCGCGTGACGACCTCGACTGGTCGCCGCTGGTCAGCGGTCGTGTGGGGCTGGCCGAAGTGCCGGAACTGTTCGCCCGTCTCGGCGACCGCGGCGAAATGAAGATTGCGGTGATCCCGGAGCACGGCGCGGCGGCGACGTCCGGCACCGGCGCCTGA
- a CDS encoding sulfatase-like hydrolase/transferase yields MTCAAVVFCCVIALACAGGFGAPAFAAVVASDAFRAALPFLGILIAARFASIRRPGSIRTIDRVHAALQGLLAGMAYGWWWVEPHALLTSSSPGSLVAMGYLAVAGGLVGLVMAIVAERARDPRIAREIMLGAFVLFLLGGGRIYRAYDHIEAGARLAAALAIFASTLALALASWLALRRRPRVAAAIPALAPAVAGLALLWFASSGAPAVATSRDSVLLVVVDTLRADIADGRFAADPGAMPELERIAGSGVRFTQAVSPAPWTLPATVSLLSGWNPHRHLFGVSASNWDELPGDPRAVYMAGALRDGGYLTSAFVRNPYLRPYFGFDRGFYQFRPYHGRAVDGIALALDWLHDHADSPSFTLLHLMDPHWPYEAPEGFGAPRQPCPDCDTLFGAQYWPTTAADRAELQRRYAAEVRYTDAMLGRLFDTLSAGGILDHSWLIVTADHGEEFWEHGGFLHGHSLYDELLRVPLVIVPPLADRSAHRHVRFDMQVRLEDVAATILDIAGLDTSLAVDGKSLMRILRGEMDITPRVEVSGLVKSPKDLRWSVRMPPWKAVVSPDLKDNRLFDLAHDPGEQHSLLFPQVPGPRDRANGEKFFELQRMPLWMHLPVHRKPAPARSIAPEADTRRQLRSLGYAN; encoded by the coding sequence ATGACCTGCGCCGCCGTCGTCTTCTGTTGCGTCATCGCGCTCGCCTGTGCGGGCGGCTTCGGTGCTCCGGCGTTCGCGGCGGTCGTCGCATCGGATGCGTTTCGCGCCGCGCTTCCTTTCCTCGGCATCCTGATCGCTGCGCGTTTCGCGTCGATCCGCCGGCCGGGCAGCATCCGCACGATCGATCGCGTGCACGCCGCGCTGCAAGGCCTGCTGGCGGGCATGGCCTACGGCTGGTGGTGGGTCGAGCCGCACGCGCTGCTGACTTCGTCGTCGCCGGGAAGCCTCGTCGCGATGGGCTATCTCGCGGTGGCCGGTGGCCTGGTCGGACTGGTCATGGCGATCGTGGCCGAGCGGGCCCGGGACCCGCGCATCGCGCGCGAGATCATGCTCGGGGCCTTCGTGCTGTTCCTGTTAGGCGGCGGTCGCATCTACCGCGCGTACGACCACATCGAAGCCGGAGCGAGGCTGGCAGCGGCGCTCGCCATTTTTGCCTCCACGCTGGCGCTGGCACTGGCATCGTGGCTGGCGCTTCGAAGACGGCCCCGCGTCGCCGCAGCGATTCCCGCGCTCGCGCCGGCAGTGGCCGGCCTGGCGCTGCTTTGGTTCGCGAGCTCGGGTGCACCGGCCGTCGCCACGAGTCGCGACTCGGTGCTGCTCGTCGTCGTCGATACGCTGAGGGCGGATATCGCGGACGGACGCTTTGCGGCCGATCCCGGCGCGATGCCCGAGCTCGAACGCATCGCCGGTTCGGGAGTGCGCTTCACGCAGGCCGTCTCGCCGGCGCCGTGGACCCTGCCTGCAACGGTGAGCCTGCTCAGCGGCTGGAACCCCCACCGTCACCTGTTCGGCGTCAGTGCGTCCAACTGGGACGAGCTGCCGGGCGATCCGCGCGCCGTGTACATGGCCGGTGCCCTGCGCGACGGCGGCTACCTGACCTCCGCATTCGTGCGCAATCCGTACCTGAGGCCGTATTTCGGCTTCGACCGCGGCTTCTACCAGTTTCGCCCGTACCACGGCCGCGCCGTCGACGGCATCGCGCTCGCGCTGGACTGGCTGCACGACCACGCGGATTCGCCGTCGTTCACGCTGTTGCACCTGATGGACCCGCACTGGCCGTACGAAGCGCCGGAAGGATTCGGCGCGCCGCGCCAGCCGTGCCCGGACTGCGACACTCTGTTCGGCGCCCAATACTGGCCGACGACCGCCGCCGACCGCGCCGAGCTCCAGCGGCGTTATGCAGCCGAAGTGCGTTACACCGATGCGATGCTCGGCCGCCTCTTCGACACGCTGTCGGCCGGCGGGATCCTCGACCATAGCTGGCTCATCGTCACCGCCGACCACGGCGAGGAATTCTGGGAGCACGGAGGATTCCTGCACGGGCACTCGCTCTACGACGAGCTGCTGCGCGTCCCGCTGGTCATCGTGCCTCCACTCGCCGACAGAAGCGCACACCGCCATGTCCGCTTCGACATGCAGGTGCGCCTGGAGGACGTCGCGGCGACGATCCTGGACATCGCGGGCCTGGACACCTCGCTCGCGGTCGACGGCAAGTCGTTGATGCGAATCCTGCGCGGCGAAATGGACATCACGCCGCGCGTCGAAGTTTCGGGGCTCGTCAAGTCGCCGAAGGACCTCCGCTGGTCGGTACGCATGCCGCCGTGGAAGGCCGTCGTGTCGCCGGATCTCAAGGACAATCGGCTGTTCGATCTCGCGCACGACCCCGGCGAGCAGCACAGCCTGCTGTTCCCGCAAGTGCCGGGGCCGCGCGATCGCGCCAACGGTGAGAAGTTCTTCGAGCTGCAGCGCATGCCGCTGTGGATGCACCTGCCGGTCCATCGCAAGCCGGCGCCGGCGCGTTCCATTGCTCCGGAAGCCGACACGCGCCGCCAGCTTCGCAGCCTCGGCTACGCCAACTGA
- a CDS encoding RsmD family RNA methyltransferase, whose translation MRVIGGTFGGRRLRAVEGRVTRPTSDRVREALFSRLEARYGLSGATILDVFAGTGALAIEAVSRGAFRAVCIELERRALDTLRGNVRELDIGRQIRVFADDYRRVLARLAAKAPGGSDPAPAPALPAQPPGRTFDGVFIDPPYGKGLALEALESVVQLALVKPGGWVTVEVGRRESLPPVVAGPMSLLTRVRDDVYGDTRLALYEAARPAARSGPAAEAPAAEVEQ comes from the coding sequence ATGCGAGTCATCGGTGGAACCTTCGGCGGCCGCCGGCTGCGGGCGGTCGAAGGGCGCGTGACACGGCCCACCAGCGATCGCGTTCGCGAAGCGCTTTTCAGCCGGCTCGAAGCCCGCTACGGCCTTTCCGGCGCGACAATCCTCGACGTTTTCGCAGGAACCGGCGCCCTGGCCATCGAAGCCGTCAGCCGCGGGGCCTTCCGGGCCGTCTGCATCGAGCTCGAGCGTCGCGCCCTCGACACGCTTCGCGGCAACGTCCGCGAGCTCGACATCGGTCGCCAGATTCGGGTTTTTGCCGACGACTACCGGCGCGTGCTGGCCCGCCTGGCCGCGAAGGCGCCGGGCGGCAGCGACCCGGCCCCGGCCCCGGCACTGCCTGCCCAGCCGCCCGGCCGTACGTTCGACGGCGTTTTCATCGATCCTCCTTATGGCAAGGGACTGGCGCTCGAGGCCCTGGAGTCGGTCGTCCAGCTCGCTCTGGTCAAGCCGGGCGGCTGGGTCACGGTCGAGGTCGGCCGTCGCGAGTCGCTGCCGCCGGTGGTGGCCGGACCGATGTCGCTGCTGACGCGTGTGCGCGACGACGTCTATGGGGATACAAGGCTCGCGCTCTATGAGGCCGCGCGTCCTGCGGCCCGGAGCGGTCCGGCTGCCGAGGCGCCGGCGGCGGAGGTCGAGCAATGA
- a CDS encoding glycosyltransferase family 2 protein, with amino-acid sequence MKLVIQIPCLNEEASLPATLADLPVSIEGVDEIDIVIIDDGSTDGTAAAARRCGVRNIVRAPVNQGLARAFSAGLDHALRLGADIIVNTDADGQYRGDQIAMLIAPILHHEADVVIGDRRPGSLAHFSIPKRILQVVGSWIVRQLSGTRVPDATSGFRAFSRKAALRMNVVSDFTYTLETIIQAGKKQLLVTHVPIDVNPETRPSRLFPGIPSYILRSTATLVRIYALYEPLRVFTIIGLLFLSGGALVGGRFLYLYAVTGGGAGHIQSLIFAAVLTLTGVQTILIGLLADLIGSSRRMLEDTLLRIRRIELGSRD; translated from the coding sequence ATGAAGCTGGTGATCCAGATCCCTTGCCTCAACGAAGAGGCGAGCCTTCCGGCTACACTGGCAGATCTTCCTGTCAGTATAGAAGGCGTCGACGAGATCGACATCGTCATCATCGACGACGGCAGCACCGACGGCACCGCCGCCGCGGCGCGTCGTTGCGGCGTACGAAACATCGTTCGAGCGCCGGTGAACCAGGGACTGGCACGAGCTTTTTCCGCCGGGCTCGATCATGCACTCCGCCTCGGTGCTGACATTATTGTCAATACCGATGCGGACGGCCAGTACCGCGGCGACCAGATCGCGATGTTGATCGCGCCGATCCTCCACCACGAGGCGGACGTCGTGATCGGTGACCGCAGGCCGGGCAGCCTGGCGCACTTCTCGATCCCGAAGCGGATCCTGCAAGTGGTCGGCTCGTGGATCGTTCGCCAGCTGTCGGGAACCCGCGTGCCCGACGCCACCAGCGGCTTTCGCGCCTTCTCCCGCAAGGCGGCCCTGAGGATGAACGTCGTCTCGGACTTCACTTATACGCTCGAGACCATCATCCAGGCCGGCAAGAAGCAGCTGCTGGTGACCCATGTCCCGATCGACGTGAACCCGGAGACACGGCCGTCGCGGCTGTTTCCGGGCATCCCGAGCTACATCCTTCGCAGCACGGCCACGCTCGTACGCATCTATGCGCTCTACGAGCCGCTGCGGGTATTCACGATCATCGGCCTTCTGTTCCTTTCCGGCGGGGCCCTGGTCGGAGGCCGCTTCCTCTACCTTTATGCTGTGACTGGCGGCGGCGCCGGGCACATCCAATCGCTCATTTTTGCCGCGGTGCTCACGCTGACCGGCGTGCAGACGATCCTGATCGGCCTGCTTGCCGACCTGATCGGCTCGAGCCGCCGCATGCTCGAGGACACGCTGCTGCGTATCCGTCGCATCGAGCTCGGCAGCCGCGACTGA
- a CDS encoding pyridoxal phosphate-dependent aminotransferase codes for MVAPPLSSRLARVKPSSTLAMTARVLELQQKGVQVIGFAAGEPDFPTWSHVCEAAHQAIRDGQFRYTAVGGTPKLKEAIRTKLQRDNDLVYADNEVVASCGGKHSLYNAMQAVLDEGDEVVVPGPFWVSYPDMAALSGGNARIAMADEANGFLLTPKELEAALTPKTKLLILNSPSNPTGATYSEDQLAALADVLTRHACWIIVDDVYEFIRYDGTRPRHLATLQPALRDRIILCNSVSKTYAMTGWRIGYTAAPAPVVKAITTLQSQSTSNPSSIAQAAAAAALAGPQDQLAPMVTEFRRRRDYICERVRAVPGFRVDVPGGAFYVFVNASGAFDRAGVNDGDALALKLLDGARVGVVGGNDFGSADHFRISYATSMESIEKGMDAIERFLGSL; via the coding sequence GTGGTCGCACCGCCTCTTTCCAGCCGCCTGGCTCGCGTCAAGCCGTCGTCGACGCTCGCAATGACGGCCAGGGTGCTCGAGCTCCAGCAAAAGGGTGTCCAGGTGATCGGCTTCGCGGCCGGAGAGCCGGATTTCCCGACGTGGAGCCACGTCTGCGAAGCGGCGCACCAGGCGATCCGCGACGGCCAGTTCCGCTACACCGCGGTCGGCGGCACGCCGAAGCTGAAGGAAGCGATCCGCACCAAGCTGCAGCGAGACAACGATCTCGTCTACGCGGACAACGAAGTCGTCGCGAGCTGCGGCGGCAAGCATTCGCTGTACAACGCGATGCAGGCCGTGCTCGACGAAGGCGACGAAGTGGTCGTACCGGGGCCGTTCTGGGTGAGCTATCCGGACATGGCGGCGCTGTCGGGCGGCAACGCGCGCATCGCGATGGCGGACGAAGCCAACGGTTTCCTGCTGACGCCGAAGGAATTGGAGGCCGCTCTCACTCCGAAAACGAAGCTGCTGATCCTCAACAGCCCGTCCAATCCGACCGGCGCTACGTATTCCGAGGACCAGCTCGCCGCGCTCGCCGACGTGCTCACGCGGCACGCGTGCTGGATCATCGTCGACGACGTCTACGAGTTCATCCGCTACGACGGCACCAGGCCGCGCCACCTGGCCACGCTCCAGCCGGCTCTTCGCGATCGCATCATCCTCTGCAACTCGGTCTCGAAAACCTACGCGATGACCGGATGGCGGATCGGCTACACCGCTGCGCCGGCGCCGGTCGTCAAGGCGATCACGACGCTGCAGAGCCAGTCGACTTCCAACCCGAGCTCGATCGCTCAGGCTGCGGCTGCCGCGGCGCTGGCAGGTCCCCAGGACCAGCTCGCGCCGATGGTCACCGAGTTCCGGCGGCGTCGCGACTACATCTGCGAGCGCGTGCGGGCCGTTCCGGGCTTTCGCGTCGACGTTCCAGGCGGCGCGTTCTACGTGTTCGTCAACGCGAGCGGAGCGTTCGACCGTGCCGGAGTAAATGACGGCGACGCGCTCGCCCTCAAGTTGCTCGACGGCGCGCGAGTCGGCGTAGTCGGCGGCAACGATTTCGGCAGCGCCGACCACTTCCGCATTTCGTACGCGACGTCGATGGAGTCGATCGAGAAGGGGATGGACGCAATCGAGCGCTTCCTCGGCTCGCTGTAG
- a CDS encoding alcohol dehydrogenase catalytic domain-containing protein, with amino-acid sequence MKVARLYSATDIRVEEVDRPVPGPGQALVRTRACGICTGDIMGWYLERRAPLVFGHEPAGDIVALGEGAAEILGRDERSFAVGDRVFVHHHAPCGQCRACRQGRHVHCATWRRTNLVPGGMAEFFVVPAENLATDTLRLPEKMTYAEGSLVEPAACAVKSLRRAELSAGDTILIVGLGIMGMLHVVLARAAGLRVIGADLVDFRLRRALELGAEAVIDVRSQKLAEGMLEKCAAKADAVICGPGSIDAMEASIDAAAAGGRVVLFTTSKPDEVLPVRPYRIYFDEISIVPSYSCGPDDTQAAFDAIRGGIIREQDLITHRFGIDRVTDAFRAAARVDEALKTIVEFDAG; translated from the coding sequence ATGAAAGTTGCACGTCTCTACAGCGCCACCGACATTCGCGTCGAAGAGGTGGACCGCCCGGTGCCGGGGCCGGGGCAGGCGCTGGTGCGTACCCGCGCTTGCGGCATCTGCACCGGCGACATCATGGGCTGGTACCTCGAGCGGCGTGCGCCGCTGGTGTTCGGGCACGAGCCGGCCGGCGACATCGTTGCGCTCGGGGAAGGCGCTGCCGAAATCCTCGGCCGAGACGAACGCAGCTTCGCGGTCGGCGATCGCGTCTTCGTGCATCACCACGCGCCGTGCGGCCAGTGCCGCGCGTGCCGCCAGGGCCGCCACGTGCACTGCGCGACGTGGCGCCGCACCAACCTCGTGCCCGGCGGCATGGCCGAGTTCTTCGTCGTGCCGGCCGAGAACCTGGCCACCGATACGCTGCGTCTTCCCGAGAAGATGACCTACGCCGAAGGAAGCCTCGTCGAGCCCGCGGCCTGCGCCGTCAAATCGCTGCGACGCGCGGAGCTTTCCGCCGGCGACACGATTCTCATCGTCGGCCTCGGCATCATGGGCATGCTGCACGTCGTGCTCGCGCGTGCGGCCGGCCTTCGCGTCATCGGTGCAGACCTCGTCGATTTCCGGCTGCGTCGCGCGCTCGAGCTCGGCGCCGAAGCCGTGATCGACGTACGCTCGCAGAAGCTGGCCGAAGGAATGCTCGAGAAATGCGCCGCGAAAGCCGATGCAGTGATCTGCGGGCCGGGTTCGATCGACGCGATGGAAGCGAGCATCGATGCGGCGGCTGCGGGTGGCCGCGTCGTGCTGTTCACGACGTCGAAGCCGGACGAAGTGCTTCCCGTGCGCCCTTACCGCATTTATTTCGACGAGATCTCGATCGTGCCGAGCTACTCGTGCGGACCCGACGACACGCAGGCCGCGTTCGACGCGATCCGCGGCGGCATCATCCGCGAACAGGACCTGATCACGCACCGCTTCGGCATCGATCGGGTGACCGATGCGTTTCGCGCGGCAGCGCGCGTGGACGAGGCCCTCAAGACCATCGTCGAGTTCGACGCAGGCTGA
- the coaD gene encoding pantetheine-phosphate adenylyltransferase — translation MRSGFAVYPGSFDPLTNGHMDILRRALSVFDEVRVAVAYNQEKPSGLFTPPERVTMIQEVVREEFGSHVSADAFHGLLTEYCRSIGAGTIVRGLRAVADFEYEFQMTMMNRHLAPDVETVFLMAGEQHFYTSSRLVKEVASLGGDVHGLVPDIVEPHLLARVGRG, via the coding sequence ATGAGATCAGGTTTCGCGGTCTATCCCGGCTCCTTCGATCCGTTGACCAACGGACACATGGACATCCTGCGCCGCGCCCTGAGCGTCTTCGACGAGGTGCGCGTGGCGGTGGCCTACAACCAGGAAAAACCGTCGGGCCTGTTCACGCCTCCCGAGCGCGTGACGATGATCCAGGAAGTCGTCCGCGAAGAGTTCGGATCCCACGTCAGCGCCGATGCGTTCCACGGCCTGCTGACCGAGTACTGCCGAAGCATCGGCGCAGGCACCATCGTGCGCGGACTTCGCGCCGTCGCCGATTTCGAATACGAGTTCCAGATGACGATGATGAACCGCCATCTCGCGCCCGACGTCGAGACGGTGTTCCTGATGGCCGGCGAGCAGCATTTCTACACCAGCTCGCGCCTGGTCAAGGAAGTGGCCAGCCTCGGCGGCGACGTTCACGGGCTGGTGCCCGACATTGTCGAGCCCCACCTGCTGGCGCGCGTCGGAAGGGGCTGA
- the cofC gene encoding 2-phospho-L-lactate guanylyltransferase has product MNAALIPVRSIAGAKKRLAGCLAESQREELALAMLEDMLAALSAATRLSRIVVVSSDAGLLRHARRLGAETLEEGNARGLNAAVTFAAGELSSRGITRLLTIPGDVPLLDPFEIDALFEVDAERYPVIVVPSSSATGTNALVTSLPMPIDFRFEGESLAAYRQECRLREVEMLILALEGFAIDVDTPADLEALPSRDGYRTCELVEQWRELLARDPGEAAAES; this is encoded by the coding sequence GTGAACGCGGCGCTGATCCCGGTTCGCTCGATTGCCGGCGCGAAAAAGCGCCTCGCGGGCTGCCTTGCCGAGTCCCAGCGCGAGGAGCTGGCGCTGGCGATGCTCGAAGACATGCTCGCGGCCCTGTCCGCGGCAACGCGCCTGTCGCGCATCGTCGTCGTCAGCTCGGATGCGGGGCTTCTCCGCCACGCCCGGCGCCTCGGCGCCGAGACGCTGGAGGAGGGCAATGCGCGCGGTCTCAATGCCGCCGTAACCTTTGCCGCCGGCGAGCTGTCCTCTCGCGGTATAACGAGACTGCTGACGATTCCGGGAGACGTTCCGCTTCTGGATCCGTTCGAGATCGACGCGCTCTTCGAAGTGGACGCCGAGCGCTACCCGGTCATCGTCGTCCCGTCGTCGTCGGCCACCGGCACCAACGCGCTGGTCACCAGCCTGCCGATGCCGATCGATTTCCGGTTCGAAGGCGAGAGCCTCGCAGCATATCGTCAGGAATGCCGCCTGCGCGAAGTCGAGATGCTGATCCTCGCGCTCGAGGGGTTCGCCATCGACGTCGACACCCCGGCCGACCTCGAGGCACTGCCGTCGCGCGACGGCTATCGCACCTGCGAGCTCGTCGAGCAGTGGCGCGAGCTGCTGGCCCGCGATCCAGGCGAAGCGGCGGCGGAGAGCTGA